The following are encoded in a window of Cygnus olor isolate bCygOlo1 chromosome 21, bCygOlo1.pri.v2, whole genome shotgun sequence genomic DNA:
- the CPLANE2 gene encoding ciliogenesis and planar polarity effector 2: protein MVEPGWLLTPAGRPYLASVLHKNQRRVFGLLERPTLPPALAVPTARYKLFVCGKSGVGKTTLVAALAGTPAPTAHRETMGIEASTVFWPAKPRGAERPVMFQLQLWDCGESALRKFDHILPACKEEADAVLFLFSFTDRASFEELPARLARVVAPGEDLLRVVVGTKFDLAAHADVTEEDLAAFEGTWGLPVLRAGGAGGGRGGLARVAPLLDALVGRLWERDQIAAGVAPEGQEPPPT from the exons ATGGTGGAGCCGGGCTGGCTGCTGACCCCCGCGGGCCGCCCCTACCTGGCCTCCGTCCTGCACAAGAACCAGCGCAGGGTCTTCG GCCTGCTGGAGCGCCCCACGCTGCCGCCCGCGCTGGCCGTGCCCACGGCGCGCTACAAGCTCTTCGTGTGCGGCAAGAGCGGCGTGGGCAAGACCACGCTGGTGGCCGCCCTGGCCGGAACCCCCGCGCCCACCGCCCACCGCGAGACCATGG GCATCGAGGCCAGCACCGTGTTCTGGCCGGCCAAGCCACGCGGCGCCGAGCGCCCGGTGAtgttccagctgcagctctgggactGCGGGGAGAGCGCCCTGAGGAAGTTCGACCACATCCTGCCC GCCTGCAAGGAGGAGGCGGACGCggtcctcttcctcttctccttcaccGACCGCGCGTCCTTCGAGGAGCTGCCGGCGCGGCTGGCGCGGGTGGTGGCCCCCGGCGAGGACCTGCTGCGGGTGGTGGTGGGCACCAA GTTCGACCTGGCCGCCCACGCCGACGTGACAGAGGAGGACCTGGCGGCCTTCGAGGGCACCTGGGGGCTGCCGGtgctgcgggcggggggcgccggggggggccgggggggtctGGCGCGGGTGGCCCCCCTGCTCGACGCCCTGGTGGGGCGGCTCTGGGAACGCGACCAGATCGCTGCCGGCGTCGCCCCCGAggggcaggagccccccccGACCTGA